From the genome of Nitrosomonas sp., one region includes:
- the groES gene encoding co-chaperone GroES, whose amino-acid sequence MKIRPLHDRVIVKRLEEERKTASGIVIPDSATEKPDQGEILAVGKGKVADDGSVRALEVKVGDRVLFGKYSGQAVKVEGDELLVMREDDIMGVIEN is encoded by the coding sequence ATGAAAATTCGTCCATTACATGACCGTGTAATCGTCAAACGACTGGAGGAGGAGCGCAAGACAGCATCAGGTATTGTGATTCCAGACAGCGCTACGGAAAAGCCCGACCAAGGTGAAATCCTTGCTGTCGGCAAGGGCAAGGTTGCGGACGATGGCAGTGTACGTGCATTGGAAGTCAAGGTGGGCGACAGAGTATTGTTCGGCAAGTATTCAGGCCAGGCAGTCAAAGTTGAAGGTGATGAACTTTTGGTCATGCGTGAAGATGACATTATGGGCGTAATCGAAAACTGA